One window of Argonema galeatum A003/A1 genomic DNA carries:
- a CDS encoding DUF433 domain-containing protein — protein sequence MTLKELETQLVSLTPDEKVQALQILTSSLANNWPEINKTPGVMGGDACIRLTRIPVWLLVSYRRDGANDAKILEGHPDLSAADLVNAFAYADAHYDEIEASIRRQEEA from the coding sequence ATGACTCTTAAAGAGTTGGAAACACAACTCGTTTCTTTAACTCCTGATGAAAAAGTTCAGGCACTACAAATATTAACTTCAAGTTTAGCCAACAACTGGCCTGAAATTAATAAGACTCCCGGCGTAATGGGTGGTGACGCCTGTATCAGACTGACTCGGATTCCTGTTTGGTTGCTAGTCAGTTATCGTCGCGATGGTGCGAATGATGCAAAAATCCTTGAGGGTCATCCAGATCTTAGTGCCGCAGACTTGGTGAATGCTTTCGCTTATGCTGATGCACATTATGATGAAATTGAAGCGTCGATACGAAGGCAAGAGGAAGCTTGA